The following are from one region of the Amia ocellicauda isolate fAmiCal2 chromosome 1, fAmiCal2.hap1, whole genome shotgun sequence genome:
- the LOC136754317 gene encoding dixin-A isoform X3, whose protein sequence is MASVSSEAAVEGSQQLQAYVSWVNFQLKRKPRVKPVQDLRQDLRDGVILAHLIEIVAGEFLEGIHSTPSDAQEMRENVEKVLQFVASKRIRMHQTSAKDIVEGNLKSVMRLILALAAHFKPSTSANHRAGASAGRGQTAASDNHRPNSATAMAQNAVAALAAARQGASRSGRGVFQARQDWHSRGPSLDDEIENPSWSVRVLVQQYEGQKKSTDNDQASPSGLSSPSPVHTPKGEAVIGQSEDKDDDVFQSEETQSKSEEVVKTPVGGQWAAGPPGIGSGDTWEDQLLEQQEQLEGELEEARRMISSLQALLLHGSLPEDEQEASLSLGGEGAENAEQQLIIIRSRLDQSMEEAQDLKKELLRYKQEARNLQGVKDALQQRMSVQESAVLQLKQELLRASMARDELHGHNAELQRKLEERSRLLSDYKKELGQKDRLLQQQQLKLDDALRKLSETSRHKTDLQRELEHKDSVLQELMSRELDELSGSTGRSQNNGYPHPPGAGAPLAATHRGTEELQLVRDALRSLRNSFSGHDPQHHTLDTLEQGVASLMDRLHALDSQRRHDKRSRGKSPGRRATHSDRDSWPPSTKVAHSHSSPVLSSSVSTKVLYFTDRSLTPFMVNIPKRLGEVTLRDFKSAVDREGSYRYHFKALDPEFGTVKEEVFHDEAVVPGWEGKIVAWVEEDHGEGR, encoded by the exons CAACAGCTGCAGGCGTACGTGTCCTGGGTGAACTTCCAGCTGAAGAGGAAGCCCAGAGTGAAGCCCGTCCAGGACCTGCGGCAGGACCTCCGTGATGGGGTCATCCTGGCCCACCTCATCGAAATCGTGG CCGGCGAGTTCCTGGAGGGTATCCACAGCACCCCCAGCGATGCCCAGGAGATGCGTGAGAACGTGGAGAAGGTCCTGCAGTTTGTGGCTTCCAAGCGCATCCGCATGCACCAGACCTCGGCCAAGG ATATCGTGGAGGGGAACCTCAAGTCTGTCATGAGGCTCATCCTGGCCCTGGCTGCCCACTTCAAACCCTCCACCTCAGCCAATCACAGGGCAGGGGCGAGCGCAGGGCGGGGCCAGACGGCGGCCTCGGACAACCACAGGCCGAATTCGGCCACGGCGATGGCCCAGAACGCCGTGGCAGCGCTGGCGGCGGCCCGTCAGGGCGCCTCTCGCTCGGGGCGCGGAGTGTTCCAGGCTCGGCAGGACTGGCATAG CCGGGGGCCCAGCCTGGATGATGAGATCGAGAACCCGTCGTGGAGCGTGCGGGTGCTGGTGCAGCAGTACGAAGGCCAGAAGAAGTCCACGGACAATGACCAGGCCTCGCCCTCTGG tcTTAGCTCTCCCAGCCCCGTGCACACACCCAAAGGAGAAGCTGTCATCGGCCAATCAGAAGACAAGGATGATGACGTCTTCCAATCAGAGGAGACGCAGAGTAAATCAG AAGAGGTGGTGAAGACCCCCGTGGGTGGGCAGTGGGCTGCAGGGCCTCCTGGGATAGGCTCGGGGGACACGTGGGAGGACCAACTCTTGGAGCAGCAGGAGCAGCTGGAaggggagctggaggaggccagAAGGATGATCTCCAGTCTGCAG GCCCTGCTGCTGCACGGCTCACTACCTGAGGACGAACAGGAGGCCTCTCTCAGCCTGGGGGGAGAGGGGGCCGAGAACGCAGAGCAGCAACTG aTTATAATCCGCAGTCGTCTGGATCAGAGCATGGAGGAGGCTCAGGACCTGAAG aaagagcTGTTGAGATATAAACAGGAAGCCCGGAATCTGCAGGGGGTCAAG gatGCACTGCAGCAGCGGATGTCCGTGCAGGAGAGCGCCGTGCTGCAGCTCAAACAGGAGCTCCTGCGGGCCAGCATGGCCAGGGACGAGCTGCACGGACACAAC gcGGAGCTGCAGAGAAAGCTGGAGGAACGAAGCCGACTCCTGTCCGACTACAAG AAGGAGCTCGGACAGAAGGACAGactcctgcagcagcagcagctcaaaCTGGACGACGCCCTGCGCAAACTGTCCGAAACCAGCCGCCACAAG ACTGACTTGCAGAGggagctggagcacaaggacagTGTCCTGCAGGAGCTGATGAGTCGCGAACTGGACGAG CTCTCCGGCTCTACAGGGCGGTCTCAGAATAACGGTTACCCACATCCCCCAGGGGCAGGTGCCCCACTGGCTGCCACACACAGAGGG ACGGAGGAGCTGCAGCTCGTTCGCGACGCTCTGCGCAGTCTGAGGAACAGCTTCAGCGGCCACGACCCCCAGCACCACACGCTGGACACGCTGGAGCAAGGGGTGGCCAGCCTCATGGACCGCCTGCACGCCCTGGACTCGCAGCGCCGCCACGACAAGAGG AGCCGAGGAAAGTCTCCAGGCCGAAGAGCCACTCACTCGGACCGGGACTCCTGGCCCCCCAGCACCA AGGTGGCTCACTCCCACAGCAGCCCTGTGCTCAGTAGCTCTGTCTCCACCAAAGTGCTGTACTTCACTGACCGCTCCCTGACGCCTTTCATGGTGAACATCCCCAAGAG GCTGGGCGAGGTCACGCTGAGAGACTTCAAGTCGGCTGTGGACAGAGAGGGCAGCTACAGATACCACTTTAAAGCCCTGGACCCTGAGTTCGGCACAGTGAAAGAAGAG GTGTTCCACGACGAGGCCGTGGTGCCGGGCTGGGAGGGGAAGATCGTGGCTTGGGTGGAGGAGGACCACGGGGAGGGCAGGTAG
- the LOC136754317 gene encoding dixin isoform X1, translated as MIASLSRGNLLDVLQEGFNQQQLQAYVSWVNFQLKRKPRVKPVQDLRQDLRDGVILAHLIEIVAGEFLEGIHSTPSDAQEMRENVEKVLQFVASKRIRMHQTSAKDIVEGNLKSVMRLILALAAHFKPSTSANHRAGASAGRGQTAASDNHRPNSATAMAQNAVAALAAARQGASRSGRGVFQARQDWHSRGPSLDDEIENPSWSVRVLVQQYEGQKKSTDNDQASPSGLSSPSPVHTPKGEAVIGQSEDKDDDVFQSEETQSKSEEVVKTPVGGQWAAGPPGIGSGDTWEDQLLEQQEQLEGELEEARRMISSLQALLLHGSLPEDEQEASLSLGGEGAENAEQQLIIIRSRLDQSMEEAQDLKKELLRYKQEARNLQGVKDALQQRMSVQESAVLQLKQELLRASMARDELHGHNAELQRKLEERSRLLSDYKKELGQKDRLLQQQQLKLDDALRKLSETSRHKTDLQRELEHKDSVLQELMSRELDELSGSTGRSQNNGYPHPPGAGAPLAATHRGTEELQLVRDALRSLRNSFSGHDPQHHTLDTLEQGVASLMDRLHALDSQRRHDKRSRGKSPGRRATHSDRDSWPPSTKVAHSHSSPVLSSSVSTKVLYFTDRSLTPFMVNIPKRLGEVTLRDFKSAVDREGSYRYHFKALDPEFGTVKEEVFHDEAVVPGWEGKIVAWVEEDHGEGR; from the exons ATGATCGCATCCCTGTCGAGAGGAAATCTGCTCGATGTGCTTCAGGAGGGCTTCAACCAG CAACAGCTGCAGGCGTACGTGTCCTGGGTGAACTTCCAGCTGAAGAGGAAGCCCAGAGTGAAGCCCGTCCAGGACCTGCGGCAGGACCTCCGTGATGGGGTCATCCTGGCCCACCTCATCGAAATCGTGG CCGGCGAGTTCCTGGAGGGTATCCACAGCACCCCCAGCGATGCCCAGGAGATGCGTGAGAACGTGGAGAAGGTCCTGCAGTTTGTGGCTTCCAAGCGCATCCGCATGCACCAGACCTCGGCCAAGG ATATCGTGGAGGGGAACCTCAAGTCTGTCATGAGGCTCATCCTGGCCCTGGCTGCCCACTTCAAACCCTCCACCTCAGCCAATCACAGGGCAGGGGCGAGCGCAGGGCGGGGCCAGACGGCGGCCTCGGACAACCACAGGCCGAATTCGGCCACGGCGATGGCCCAGAACGCCGTGGCAGCGCTGGCGGCGGCCCGTCAGGGCGCCTCTCGCTCGGGGCGCGGAGTGTTCCAGGCTCGGCAGGACTGGCATAG CCGGGGGCCCAGCCTGGATGATGAGATCGAGAACCCGTCGTGGAGCGTGCGGGTGCTGGTGCAGCAGTACGAAGGCCAGAAGAAGTCCACGGACAATGACCAGGCCTCGCCCTCTGG tcTTAGCTCTCCCAGCCCCGTGCACACACCCAAAGGAGAAGCTGTCATCGGCCAATCAGAAGACAAGGATGATGACGTCTTCCAATCAGAGGAGACGCAGAGTAAATCAG AAGAGGTGGTGAAGACCCCCGTGGGTGGGCAGTGGGCTGCAGGGCCTCCTGGGATAGGCTCGGGGGACACGTGGGAGGACCAACTCTTGGAGCAGCAGGAGCAGCTGGAaggggagctggaggaggccagAAGGATGATCTCCAGTCTGCAG GCCCTGCTGCTGCACGGCTCACTACCTGAGGACGAACAGGAGGCCTCTCTCAGCCTGGGGGGAGAGGGGGCCGAGAACGCAGAGCAGCAACTG aTTATAATCCGCAGTCGTCTGGATCAGAGCATGGAGGAGGCTCAGGACCTGAAG aaagagcTGTTGAGATATAAACAGGAAGCCCGGAATCTGCAGGGGGTCAAG gatGCACTGCAGCAGCGGATGTCCGTGCAGGAGAGCGCCGTGCTGCAGCTCAAACAGGAGCTCCTGCGGGCCAGCATGGCCAGGGACGAGCTGCACGGACACAAC gcGGAGCTGCAGAGAAAGCTGGAGGAACGAAGCCGACTCCTGTCCGACTACAAG AAGGAGCTCGGACAGAAGGACAGactcctgcagcagcagcagctcaaaCTGGACGACGCCCTGCGCAAACTGTCCGAAACCAGCCGCCACAAG ACTGACTTGCAGAGggagctggagcacaaggacagTGTCCTGCAGGAGCTGATGAGTCGCGAACTGGACGAG CTCTCCGGCTCTACAGGGCGGTCTCAGAATAACGGTTACCCACATCCCCCAGGGGCAGGTGCCCCACTGGCTGCCACACACAGAGGG ACGGAGGAGCTGCAGCTCGTTCGCGACGCTCTGCGCAGTCTGAGGAACAGCTTCAGCGGCCACGACCCCCAGCACCACACGCTGGACACGCTGGAGCAAGGGGTGGCCAGCCTCATGGACCGCCTGCACGCCCTGGACTCGCAGCGCCGCCACGACAAGAGG AGCCGAGGAAAGTCTCCAGGCCGAAGAGCCACTCACTCGGACCGGGACTCCTGGCCCCCCAGCACCA AGGTGGCTCACTCCCACAGCAGCCCTGTGCTCAGTAGCTCTGTCTCCACCAAAGTGCTGTACTTCACTGACCGCTCCCTGACGCCTTTCATGGTGAACATCCCCAAGAG GCTGGGCGAGGTCACGCTGAGAGACTTCAAGTCGGCTGTGGACAGAGAGGGCAGCTACAGATACCACTTTAAAGCCCTGGACCCTGAGTTCGGCACAGTGAAAGAAGAG GTGTTCCACGACGAGGCCGTGGTGCCGGGCTGGGAGGGGAAGATCGTGGCTTGGGTGGAGGAGGACCACGGGGAGGGCAGGTAG
- the LOC136754317 gene encoding dixin isoform X2, which produces MIASLSRGNLLDVLQEGFNQQQLQAYVSWVNFQLKRKPRVKPVQDLRQDLRDGVILAHLIEIVAGEFLEGIHSTPSDAQEMRENVEKVLQFVASKRIRMHQTSAKDIVEGNLKSVMRLILALAAHFKPSTSANHRAGASAGRGQTAASDNHRPNSATAMAQNAVAALAAARQGASRSGRGVFQARQDWHSRGPSLDDEIENPSWSVRVLVQQYEGQKKSTDNDQASPSGLSSPSPVHTPKGEAVIGQSEDKDDDVFQSEETQSKSEVVKTPVGGQWAAGPPGIGSGDTWEDQLLEQQEQLEGELEEARRMISSLQALLLHGSLPEDEQEASLSLGGEGAENAEQQLIIIRSRLDQSMEEAQDLKKELLRYKQEARNLQGVKDALQQRMSVQESAVLQLKQELLRASMARDELHGHNAELQRKLEERSRLLSDYKKELGQKDRLLQQQQLKLDDALRKLSETSRHKTDLQRELEHKDSVLQELMSRELDELSGSTGRSQNNGYPHPPGAGAPLAATHRGTEELQLVRDALRSLRNSFSGHDPQHHTLDTLEQGVASLMDRLHALDSQRRHDKRSRGKSPGRRATHSDRDSWPPSTKVAHSHSSPVLSSSVSTKVLYFTDRSLTPFMVNIPKRLGEVTLRDFKSAVDREGSYRYHFKALDPEFGTVKEEVFHDEAVVPGWEGKIVAWVEEDHGEGR; this is translated from the exons ATGATCGCATCCCTGTCGAGAGGAAATCTGCTCGATGTGCTTCAGGAGGGCTTCAACCAG CAACAGCTGCAGGCGTACGTGTCCTGGGTGAACTTCCAGCTGAAGAGGAAGCCCAGAGTGAAGCCCGTCCAGGACCTGCGGCAGGACCTCCGTGATGGGGTCATCCTGGCCCACCTCATCGAAATCGTGG CCGGCGAGTTCCTGGAGGGTATCCACAGCACCCCCAGCGATGCCCAGGAGATGCGTGAGAACGTGGAGAAGGTCCTGCAGTTTGTGGCTTCCAAGCGCATCCGCATGCACCAGACCTCGGCCAAGG ATATCGTGGAGGGGAACCTCAAGTCTGTCATGAGGCTCATCCTGGCCCTGGCTGCCCACTTCAAACCCTCCACCTCAGCCAATCACAGGGCAGGGGCGAGCGCAGGGCGGGGCCAGACGGCGGCCTCGGACAACCACAGGCCGAATTCGGCCACGGCGATGGCCCAGAACGCCGTGGCAGCGCTGGCGGCGGCCCGTCAGGGCGCCTCTCGCTCGGGGCGCGGAGTGTTCCAGGCTCGGCAGGACTGGCATAG CCGGGGGCCCAGCCTGGATGATGAGATCGAGAACCCGTCGTGGAGCGTGCGGGTGCTGGTGCAGCAGTACGAAGGCCAGAAGAAGTCCACGGACAATGACCAGGCCTCGCCCTCTGG tcTTAGCTCTCCCAGCCCCGTGCACACACCCAAAGGAGAAGCTGTCATCGGCCAATCAGAAGACAAGGATGATGACGTCTTCCAATCAGAGGAGACGCAGAGTAAATCAG AGGTGGTGAAGACCCCCGTGGGTGGGCAGTGGGCTGCAGGGCCTCCTGGGATAGGCTCGGGGGACACGTGGGAGGACCAACTCTTGGAGCAGCAGGAGCAGCTGGAaggggagctggaggaggccagAAGGATGATCTCCAGTCTGCAG GCCCTGCTGCTGCACGGCTCACTACCTGAGGACGAACAGGAGGCCTCTCTCAGCCTGGGGGGAGAGGGGGCCGAGAACGCAGAGCAGCAACTG aTTATAATCCGCAGTCGTCTGGATCAGAGCATGGAGGAGGCTCAGGACCTGAAG aaagagcTGTTGAGATATAAACAGGAAGCCCGGAATCTGCAGGGGGTCAAG gatGCACTGCAGCAGCGGATGTCCGTGCAGGAGAGCGCCGTGCTGCAGCTCAAACAGGAGCTCCTGCGGGCCAGCATGGCCAGGGACGAGCTGCACGGACACAAC gcGGAGCTGCAGAGAAAGCTGGAGGAACGAAGCCGACTCCTGTCCGACTACAAG AAGGAGCTCGGACAGAAGGACAGactcctgcagcagcagcagctcaaaCTGGACGACGCCCTGCGCAAACTGTCCGAAACCAGCCGCCACAAG ACTGACTTGCAGAGggagctggagcacaaggacagTGTCCTGCAGGAGCTGATGAGTCGCGAACTGGACGAG CTCTCCGGCTCTACAGGGCGGTCTCAGAATAACGGTTACCCACATCCCCCAGGGGCAGGTGCCCCACTGGCTGCCACACACAGAGGG ACGGAGGAGCTGCAGCTCGTTCGCGACGCTCTGCGCAGTCTGAGGAACAGCTTCAGCGGCCACGACCCCCAGCACCACACGCTGGACACGCTGGAGCAAGGGGTGGCCAGCCTCATGGACCGCCTGCACGCCCTGGACTCGCAGCGCCGCCACGACAAGAGG AGCCGAGGAAAGTCTCCAGGCCGAAGAGCCACTCACTCGGACCGGGACTCCTGGCCCCCCAGCACCA AGGTGGCTCACTCCCACAGCAGCCCTGTGCTCAGTAGCTCTGTCTCCACCAAAGTGCTGTACTTCACTGACCGCTCCCTGACGCCTTTCATGGTGAACATCCCCAAGAG GCTGGGCGAGGTCACGCTGAGAGACTTCAAGTCGGCTGTGGACAGAGAGGGCAGCTACAGATACCACTTTAAAGCCCTGGACCCTGAGTTCGGCACAGTGAAAGAAGAG GTGTTCCACGACGAGGCCGTGGTGCCGGGCTGGGAGGGGAAGATCGTGGCTTGGGTGGAGGAGGACCACGGGGAGGGCAGGTAG
- the LOC136754317 gene encoding dixin-A isoform X4 — translation MIASLSRGNLLDVLQEGFNQQQLQAYVSWVNFQLKRKPRVKPVQDLRQDLRDGVILAHLIEIVAGEFLEGIHSTPSDAQEMRENVEKVLQFVASKRIRMHQTSAKDIVEGNLKSVMRLILALAAHFKPSTSANHRAGASAGRGQTAASDNHRPNSATAMAQNAVAALAAARQGASRSGRGVFQARQDWHSRGPSLDDEIENPSWSVRVLVQQYEGQKKSTDNDQASPSGLSSPSPVHTPKGEAVIGQSEDKDDDVFQSEETQSKSEEVVKTPVGGQWAAGPPGIGSGDTWEDQLLEQQEQLEGELEEARRMISSLQALLLHGSLPEDEQEASLSLGGEGAENAEQQLIIIRSRLDQSMEEAQDLKKELLRYKQEARNLQGVKDALQQRMSVQESAVLQLKQELLRASMARDELHGHNAELQRKLEERSRLLSDYKKELGQKDRLLQQQQLKLDDALRKLSETSRHKLSGSTGRSQNNGYPHPPGAGAPLAATHRGTEELQLVRDALRSLRNSFSGHDPQHHTLDTLEQGVASLMDRLHALDSQRRHDKRSRGKSPGRRATHSDRDSWPPSTKVAHSHSSPVLSSSVSTKVLYFTDRSLTPFMVNIPKRLGEVTLRDFKSAVDREGSYRYHFKALDPEFGTVKEEVFHDEAVVPGWEGKIVAWVEEDHGEGR, via the exons ATGATCGCATCCCTGTCGAGAGGAAATCTGCTCGATGTGCTTCAGGAGGGCTTCAACCAG CAACAGCTGCAGGCGTACGTGTCCTGGGTGAACTTCCAGCTGAAGAGGAAGCCCAGAGTGAAGCCCGTCCAGGACCTGCGGCAGGACCTCCGTGATGGGGTCATCCTGGCCCACCTCATCGAAATCGTGG CCGGCGAGTTCCTGGAGGGTATCCACAGCACCCCCAGCGATGCCCAGGAGATGCGTGAGAACGTGGAGAAGGTCCTGCAGTTTGTGGCTTCCAAGCGCATCCGCATGCACCAGACCTCGGCCAAGG ATATCGTGGAGGGGAACCTCAAGTCTGTCATGAGGCTCATCCTGGCCCTGGCTGCCCACTTCAAACCCTCCACCTCAGCCAATCACAGGGCAGGGGCGAGCGCAGGGCGGGGCCAGACGGCGGCCTCGGACAACCACAGGCCGAATTCGGCCACGGCGATGGCCCAGAACGCCGTGGCAGCGCTGGCGGCGGCCCGTCAGGGCGCCTCTCGCTCGGGGCGCGGAGTGTTCCAGGCTCGGCAGGACTGGCATAG CCGGGGGCCCAGCCTGGATGATGAGATCGAGAACCCGTCGTGGAGCGTGCGGGTGCTGGTGCAGCAGTACGAAGGCCAGAAGAAGTCCACGGACAATGACCAGGCCTCGCCCTCTGG tcTTAGCTCTCCCAGCCCCGTGCACACACCCAAAGGAGAAGCTGTCATCGGCCAATCAGAAGACAAGGATGATGACGTCTTCCAATCAGAGGAGACGCAGAGTAAATCAG AAGAGGTGGTGAAGACCCCCGTGGGTGGGCAGTGGGCTGCAGGGCCTCCTGGGATAGGCTCGGGGGACACGTGGGAGGACCAACTCTTGGAGCAGCAGGAGCAGCTGGAaggggagctggaggaggccagAAGGATGATCTCCAGTCTGCAG GCCCTGCTGCTGCACGGCTCACTACCTGAGGACGAACAGGAGGCCTCTCTCAGCCTGGGGGGAGAGGGGGCCGAGAACGCAGAGCAGCAACTG aTTATAATCCGCAGTCGTCTGGATCAGAGCATGGAGGAGGCTCAGGACCTGAAG aaagagcTGTTGAGATATAAACAGGAAGCCCGGAATCTGCAGGGGGTCAAG gatGCACTGCAGCAGCGGATGTCCGTGCAGGAGAGCGCCGTGCTGCAGCTCAAACAGGAGCTCCTGCGGGCCAGCATGGCCAGGGACGAGCTGCACGGACACAAC gcGGAGCTGCAGAGAAAGCTGGAGGAACGAAGCCGACTCCTGTCCGACTACAAG AAGGAGCTCGGACAGAAGGACAGactcctgcagcagcagcagctcaaaCTGGACGACGCCCTGCGCAAACTGTCCGAAACCAGCCGCCACAAG CTCTCCGGCTCTACAGGGCGGTCTCAGAATAACGGTTACCCACATCCCCCAGGGGCAGGTGCCCCACTGGCTGCCACACACAGAGGG ACGGAGGAGCTGCAGCTCGTTCGCGACGCTCTGCGCAGTCTGAGGAACAGCTTCAGCGGCCACGACCCCCAGCACCACACGCTGGACACGCTGGAGCAAGGGGTGGCCAGCCTCATGGACCGCCTGCACGCCCTGGACTCGCAGCGCCGCCACGACAAGAGG AGCCGAGGAAAGTCTCCAGGCCGAAGAGCCACTCACTCGGACCGGGACTCCTGGCCCCCCAGCACCA AGGTGGCTCACTCCCACAGCAGCCCTGTGCTCAGTAGCTCTGTCTCCACCAAAGTGCTGTACTTCACTGACCGCTCCCTGACGCCTTTCATGGTGAACATCCCCAAGAG GCTGGGCGAGGTCACGCTGAGAGACTTCAAGTCGGCTGTGGACAGAGAGGGCAGCTACAGATACCACTTTAAAGCCCTGGACCCTGAGTTCGGCACAGTGAAAGAAGAG GTGTTCCACGACGAGGCCGTGGTGCCGGGCTGGGAGGGGAAGATCGTGGCTTGGGTGGAGGAGGACCACGGGGAGGGCAGGTAG